DNA sequence from the Halorussus sp. MSC15.2 genome:
GAGTTCCGGATTAGTGGCTCGTACCAATCCCGGTTGTCACAATACCACTCAGTGAACTGCTCGACGCCTTCACGGATAGTCGTCCTTGGCTCGTAGCCGAGTAACTTCCTCGCTTTTGAAATATCCGCGTGAGTGTGTTTAGCGTCGGCTGCGTTACGCTCACCGTATTCAAGTTCGAGATCGGGAGCAAGTTGATCGCGGATTTCCTTGGCCAGCGTTCGGATTTCGATATTGTCGGTACTCCCGACGTTCAAGATTTCGCCATCCGCACTGTCGTTGTCGAGCAGGGTCTTGTTCGCCTGGACGACGTCATATATATAGGTAAAATCACGAGTCTGGGTCCCGTCGCCGTATATGACCGGTGGTTCGTCATTTAGACATCGAGAAACGAAATTGCTGATGGCCATATTCGGTCGCATTCGCGGGCCATAAACGGTGAAATACCGGAGCGTGACGGTTGGGAGATTGTACACCTCATTATAAATCCGCGCGTACTGCTCTTGCGCAACCTTCGAAGCACCGTACGGACTTACCGGCGTTGTGGGATGGTCTTCGTCGTAGGGGAGATACTCTGGCTTACCGTACACGGATGATGAACTCGCCACGACCACACGCTTAGTATCGGAGTTACGGGCTGCCTCTAGCATGTTGAGGGTACCCGAGACGTTGACATCGTTGACTTTCTGTGGCTCTTCGACACTCGCACGGACGCCCGCCTGTGCAGCTTGATGGAAGATTACGTCTGCATCGCCGACGTACTCGTTAACGATGTCCTCATCGCGGATATCGCCCTGAGTCAGTTCATAGCTTCCGTCACTCTCGGCAGCTGTATCTCGACCGACCTTGACGTTGTGTTCTTTGATGCCCCGGTCGTAGAACGGTTCGAAGTTGTCGAGCGCTACTACGTCGTGGCCGTCTCGGACGAATTCCTCGGCGAGATGGCTCCCGATGAACCCTGCGGCACCGGTAACGAGTATTCGCATTACTACTGGCCGGACACGCAATTAGCAAAAAGGCATCGGGACCGTACTGAACCTTAGTTGGCGGACGCTTCGGAAATTTTGGGTTCAGATTCGTCGTCTTGAAGGAGTCGTTCAGCTTTATCCCGATCCTCAGGATATCCCACGTCCACACGCCATCCATCCATCCGAATTGCGTCAATGGTACGACCGCTCTGGATGAGGAGGTCGATAGCCTCACTAATCTCGTACTCACCACGTTTTGACGGTTGGACCAGATGACAAGCGTGAAAGATAGCGGGGCTAAAGGTGTAGAACCCGGTCATTACGAGGTTCGATGGAGGATTCTCGGGTTTCTCGACCACGTCGGTGATTTCGCCGTAGTCATTGGTATCACAAACACCGTAGCGGTCTGCCTCCTCGAGGGGCACCTCCTCGGTCAGGAAGGCCGCATCTGCACGGTCCTCCTGCTGACGGTTGATTACGTCACCGAGGTTTGCGTCGAAGATATTATCACCTAGAATCAACATAAAGTCATCGTCTATGTACTCCTCCACCGTGAGGAGGGCGTGTGCGAGGCCCTTCTGCTCCCGCTGGTGAGCGTATGTGAGAGGAATACCGTCAAACTCATCACCGTAGTAACTGATTATGTCCTGCTTGCGGTAGCCGACCACGACAACGAACTCGTCGGCCCCTAAATCTACCAATTGATTGAAACAGTGTGTCAAAATCGGCTTTCCGTCAACTTCGACCATTCCCTTGGGCTTGTCCTCGGTCAAGGGGCGCAACCGAGTTCCTTCCCCCGCGGCTAGCACGACGGCTTTCATGTACGAGGAAACTCCGACGGAGTGTTAAATACCTTTAGACTCGTCGCCATCCAAACACTCAAGAGAGCGGACGGATACGAGGCGGGTAATGAACCTCAGTATCGTCGGAAGCGGCTACGTCGGGACGACCGTCGCGGCGTGTCTCGCCGACTACGGCCACGAGGTGACGAACGTCGATATCGACGAGGAAGTCGTCGCGGCCATCAACGCGGCCGACGCCCCGGTCCACGAACCCGGTCTCGACGACCTCGTCGCCGAACACGGCGGCGACCGCCTGCGGGCCACGACCGAGTACGCCACAGTTCGAGAGACCGACGTCACGTTCCTCGCGTTACCGACACCGACGGGCGACGACGGCCGCATCGACCTCGAAATTCTCGAAGCGGGCGTCCGGTCGCTGGGCGACGCGCTCGCGCCGAAGGACGAACCGCATCTGGTCGTCGTCAAGTCCACGGTCGTTCCGGGGACGACCGAGGAGACCGTCGCACCGATACTCGCCGACGCCGCTGGCAAGACGCTCGGCGACGACCTCCACGTGGCGATGAACCCCGAGTTCCTCCGCGAGGGGAGCGCCGTCGCGGACTTCCGGGACCCCGACAAGGTCGTGTTCGGGACCCGTACCGAGTTCGCACGTGACCGCCTCCGCGAGGTCTTCGCGCCCCTGCTCGACCAGTCGGACGCCGAACTGGTCGAGACCGGAATCCGGGAGGCCGAGATGATGAAGTACGCCAACAACGCCTTCCTCGCGTCGAAGGTCAGCCTCGTCAACGAACTCGGGAACATCTGCAAGGAGTACGACGTGGACGCCTACGAAGTGGCCGAAGCCATCGGACTCGACGACCGAATCGGGAAACGATTCCTCCGGTCGGGGGTCGGGTGGGGCGGAAGTTGCTTCCCGAAGGACGTGTCGGCGCTCGTCGCCGCCGCACGCGAGGTCGACTACGAACCCACTCTGTTGGAGGCCGCCGTCGAAGTCAACGAGAAACAACCCGACAGACTGCTCGACCTGCTCGACGTTCACCTCGACCCGGCCGGGAAGCGCGTCGCGGTCCTCGGACTCGCGTTCAAACCCGGCACCGACGACGTGCGCAACTCCCGCGCGATACCCGTAATCGAAGGTCTCCGCGAGCGCGGGGCCGAAGTCGCGGCCTACGACCCCGTGGCGACCGAGAACATGCGCGAGCGTTTCTCCGACATCGAGTACGCTCCCTCCGCGGAAGCCGCCCTCGACGGCGCGCACGGCGCGGTCGTCGTGACCGACTGGGACGAGTTCGCCGCCCTCGACTCGGCGTTCGATGCGATGGCGAATCCGGTCGTCGTGGACGGCCGCCGCGTCGTGGAGCGCCGCGACGGAATCACCTACGAAGGACTCACGTGGTGACGTACGCGAACACGGTACAGAGATGTAGGAAGATGCGAGGGGATGCGGAAAAGACAGCGTAGCTACGCGCCGACGCTGACGTTACCGCCGTTCTCGACTGCGCTTTCGGAGACCGTTACCGTCTGATTCCCGATACGATACGTGCCGGGATACGAGACCGTCACCGAGAAGGTTCCGTCCGGGCCGACCTCTGCGTTCCGGCGATAGACGAACTTCGTCCCGTCCACCTCGACGGTGTTCGAGACCGACACCGTCCCGTTAGCCGACGCCGTCCCGGTGAGGTTCGCGCCCGGTACCAGCGCGAACGCTTTCACCGACCCGTCTCCGCTAACGTGCATCATCCGGTAGTGTCCTGCGCCGCTCGCTCCACCCCCCGCGCTCCCGTGTCGCTGGTGCAGTCGTGCGTAGTTGGAGTCCTTCGGAATCCTGTTTAGGTCGAGGTCCGTCGTGACGACGAACCCGACTCTCTCCCGGAGTTTCTCGTACTGGGCCACGGGGTTCTTGGCCGCGAGGAAACTCTCGTAATGCTGCAGTGCGAACCCGTAGGACCTCGACTGCCCGTTCACGAAGTAGTTGTACACCCGGTTACGGCCCCACTTAGTCAACACGTAGTTCTCGGGGTATTCTTGCCCGCGCTGCTCGGCGTACTCGTTCATGGACACCGACGACCGGAACTTGTCGTCGGCGATTTTCACCTGTTCGTGTCGGACCGCGGTCTGGGCCGCGCCCGCACTGGTAACGAACAACAGGAGGACGGCGACCGCCGTAATCGTACTCCTATCCGGGAGTTCGAGAGACGAGGTCGGTTCTGTCTGCCCCCTCTTGTTCGCCTTCCCACCGAACGTGGGCGGCGTCGTCAGGTCAAGTTTCGCGACGAACGCGACGAACGCGTATCCGGCGAGCACCGCGGCGAACGGCGCGAGTTCGCCGACGAACCGACGCTGGAGCGTCGCCAACGCGAGGAAGTACCACCCATACGTGCAGACCACGAGCCACGGACGGTGCCGTTGTCGATAGGCCCGCAGACTCGCCAGCACTAACATCGGAACCGCGAGTAACCACGCGAAGCCGAGTTCGAGTATCGGACCGACGAGGAATCCCGACGGGCCACCGGCGAATATCGACTGGGTCTCGGCCGGGCCGGACTTGAACAACAGGTAATCGACTTGCTCGATTAGTTTCGACCCGTACGCCGGCAGGACGGTCTGAAGAATGACGAGACCCGCCAGTCCCCCAGCGACGACACCGGTACCGAAGACGAACGCGGGCATGTCGGCTCGGCGAACCCCCTCGCCGAGCAGCGACACGGCTAACACGCCGACCAGCAACAGTACCGGGGAGTAGGCGACGATGTCGGTGTGCCATCCGAATCCGGTGTGGGCGAGATGTGAGAGCAGCGACGCGAGCGCGAGTCCGCCGAGTATCGGTGCACTCGCTACCAGCGGTGACTGGTCGGCCCGCACGTCCACAGCGGCGCGACTTGCGACGTAGACGCCGAGCGCCCCGACGAGGAGCGGTCCGGCCTCCCACGCCAGCACCTGTCCGGCCACCGCGACGCCGAGGACCCCCGCCACGAGCCACGTCCGCGTGTCCGAGAGGTCCTCGCGGTCCACGTCGGCCAGCCAGACCAGTGAGAGCGCGGTCAGCACCAGCCACGGGTAGTCGAACGCGTGGTGGTCGGCGAAGCCCAGACCGGTCCGGTAGGCGAACGCGGGAATCGTCGCCAGCAGGACCACCGCGGCAAGACC
Encoded proteins:
- a CDS encoding SDR family NAD(P)-dependent oxidoreductase; translation: MRILVTGAAGFIGSHLAEEFVRDGHDVVALDNFEPFYDRGIKEHNVKVGRDTAAESDGSYELTQGDIRDEDIVNEYVGDADVIFHQAAQAGVRASVEEPQKVNDVNVSGTLNMLEAARNSDTKRVVVASSSSVYGKPEYLPYDEDHPTTPVSPYGASKVAQEQYARIYNEVYNLPTVTLRYFTVYGPRMRPNMAISNFVSRCLNDEPPVIYGDGTQTRDFTYIYDVVQANKTLLDNDSADGEILNVGSTDNIEIRTLAKEIRDQLAPDLELEYGERNAADAKHTHADISKARKLLGYEPRTTIREGVEQFTEWYCDNRDWYEPLIRNS
- the aglF gene encoding UTP--glucose-1-phosphate uridylyltransferase AglF: MKAVVLAAGEGTRLRPLTEDKPKGMVEVDGKPILTHCFNQLVDLGADEFVVVVGYRKQDIISYYGDEFDGIPLTYAHQREQKGLAHALLTVEEYIDDDFMLILGDNIFDANLGDVINRQQEDRADAAFLTEEVPLEEADRYGVCDTNDYGEITDVVEKPENPPSNLVMTGFYTFSPAIFHACHLVQPSKRGEYEISEAIDLLIQSGRTIDAIRMDGWRVDVGYPEDRDKAERLLQDDESEPKISEASAN
- the aglM gene encoding UDP-glucose 6-dehydrogenase AglM, coding for MNLSIVGSGYVGTTVAACLADYGHEVTNVDIDEEVVAAINAADAPVHEPGLDDLVAEHGGDRLRATTEYATVRETDVTFLALPTPTGDDGRIDLEILEAGVRSLGDALAPKDEPHLVVVKSTVVPGTTEETVAPILADAAGKTLGDDLHVAMNPEFLREGSAVADFRDPDKVVFGTRTEFARDRLREVFAPLLDQSDAELVETGIREAEMMKYANNAFLASKVSLVNELGNICKEYDVDAYEVAEAIGLDDRIGKRFLRSGVGWGGSCFPKDVSALVAAAREVDYEPTLLEAAVEVNEKQPDRLLDLLDVHLDPAGKRVAVLGLAFKPGTDDVRNSRAIPVIEGLRERGAEVAAYDPVATENMRERFSDIEYAPSAEAALDGAHGAVVVTDWDEFAALDSAFDAMANPVVVDGRRVVERRDGITYEGLTW
- a CDS encoding STT3 domain-containing protein; translated protein: MTDVREAADDLLAEKPDLEPDLRDLLAVDERADGWTFDDVPLDSGTFGELVSRDIVAKDGDEYEIADPPAVRASLDGETTNAESDVGDGPTLPSVSLPSVSRVEAGAFGAALAFVVLLRTYVFPSVFRGDYVVLPSNDPYYYRYWVEQLSAEATGVFDFSVLSGLPGAVGKGEPLMVGALWWLTNLFGGADAAGWVLAWYPVVSSVVVATLAYAMAVRVTDDRRVGLAAVVLLATIPAFAYRTGLGFADHHAFDYPWLVLTALSLVWLADVDREDLSDTRTWLVAGVLGVAVAGQVLAWEAGPLLVGALGVYVASRAAVDVRADQSPLVASAPILGGLALASLLSHLAHTGFGWHTDIVAYSPVLLLVGVLAVSLLGEGVRRADMPAFVFGTGVVAGGLAGLVILQTVLPAYGSKLIEQVDYLLFKSGPAETQSIFAGGPSGFLVGPILELGFAWLLAVPMLVLASLRAYRQRHRPWLVVCTYGWYFLALATLQRRFVGELAPFAAVLAGYAFVAFVAKLDLTTPPTFGGKANKRGQTEPTSSLELPDRSTITAVAVLLLFVTSAGAAQTAVRHEQVKIADDKFRSSVSMNEYAEQRGQEYPENYVLTKWGRNRVYNYFVNGQSRSYGFALQHYESFLAAKNPVAQYEKLRERVGFVVTTDLDLNRIPKDSNYARLHQRHGSAGGGASGAGHYRMMHVSGDGSVKAFALVPGANLTGTASANGTVSVSNTVEVDGTKFVYRRNAEVGPDGTFSVTVSYPGTYRIGNQTVTVSESAVENGGNVSVGA